GAGAGACCAGGGAGAGAAGCTCCAGGACGAGCTTGGCGAGACGCTCGGTAAAGCGCCGTAAGGGATTCGACCCTCCCGGCCACGGCGCATCCGGGGGCGAGGTGAAATGCTGGCCGTTACAGACTCACGGGAGGAGACAATGCATCGATCCACATCCGTAACTCCAAGTCGCCGGTACTCTTGGGCCCTGACCATCACTCTCCTCGCCGGACTGTGGGGCTGCGCCCCGGCCCCGCCGCCCCCCGCAGAGGAACCGGCCCCGCAGTGGCCCGAGTTGGCGGGCTACGAGTCCATGGCCATCCCCGAGGACAACGCCATGACGGTGGCCAAGATCGAATTGGGGAAACAGCTCTACTACGACCCCCGGCTCAGCGGAGACGGCGTTCGGTCATGCTACGGCTGCCACCTGAAGGAACACGGCCTGACCGACGGCAAGCCCGTCGCCATCGGGGCTTTCGACAAGACCCTGACCCGATCCAGTCCGACTCTGTGGAACATCGGATACCACTCCGAGCTCTACTGGGACGGACGCACCAAGGGGTTGGAAGCCCAGGTGAAGGGCGCCTGGCGCGGTGGAAACATGGGCGCCTCGGGCAAGGACGGCGCCCCCAGCATGGACGATGTCTGCGCCAAGCTGAACGAGATCCCCGGCTACAAGGAGCAGTTCCAGGCCATCTTCGGCGGCGACGCCAATCCGGACCGCGTTGCC
The genomic region above belongs to Acidobacteriota bacterium and contains:
- a CDS encoding c-type cytochrome, with protein sequence MHRSTSVTPSRRYSWALTITLLAGLWGCAPAPPPPAEEPAPQWPELAGYESMAIPEDNAMTVAKIELGKQLYYDPRLSGDGVRSCYGCHLKEHGLTDGKPVAIGAFDKTLTRSSPTLWNIGYHSELYWDGRTKGLEAQVKGAWRGGNMGASGKDGAPSMDDVCAKLNEIPGYKEQFQAIFGGDANPDRVAQAVASFMRTIVAVGSPWVRFREGDESALSEAARRGYTIFSEKAKCTNCHDGLLLTDLQYHNVGIGMDAESPDIGRAKVSGDEQDTGAFKTPTLLDIAESAPYFHDGSAATLEEAVDVMLGGGKPNQWLDEENLREAKEAELTEEEVADLLAFLRELDVDYDVNPPELP